The following DNA comes from Buttiauxella agrestis.
CAATAACATCAATGGCTTGCTCAATGATTTTTGCGGTACGGATGCCCCTGTCCTACGTTTTGAAGTTGGCAGCAAACCGGTCAGTCAAGTACTGAGCCCGCAGACTGTTGCTACTACAGCTCCTGCGCATATTGCACGCCCTACAACGCATCATCGCCCAAGCTGGGATAAC
Coding sequences within:
- a CDS encoding DnaA N-terminal domain-containing protein, giving the protein MSLSLWQQCLARLQDELPATEFSMWIRPLQAELSDNTLALYAPNRFVLDWVRDKYLNNINGLLNDFCGTDAPVLRFEVGSKPVSQVLSPQTVATTAPAHIARPTTHHRPSWDN